From the Halomonas meridiana genome, one window contains:
- a CDS encoding 2,3-butanediol dehydrogenase yields MSQSTDQSQMQAAVWYAAKDLRVEQVPVPTIDDPHAVKVKVAACGICGSDLHEYAAGPIFIPVGKPHPISGGQAPIIMGHEFAGEVVEVGEKVTRVKVGDRVAIEPILSPNKDGAYQMERYNLTPLLGFHGLSGGGGGFSEFTVMGEHMVHKLPDDLSFEQGALVEPAAVALHAVRQSSLKAGDSAVVFGAGPIGLMTIEALKAAGAAQIYAVEVAPSRKAKAEVLGAIVVDPQQENAVEKLHALSGGGVDVAFEVTGIPAVLNQALHSTHEGGEVVVVSIWESEASFQPNDLVIKERTMKGIIAYRHVYPAVMALMQRGYFRAEDMVTQRIPLADIVEEGFEALLNDKAQVKIIVTP; encoded by the coding sequence ATGAGCCAGTCAACGGATCAATCACAGATGCAGGCCGCGGTGTGGTATGCGGCGAAAGATTTGCGCGTCGAACAGGTGCCGGTGCCGACCATCGATGACCCCCATGCGGTGAAAGTGAAAGTCGCCGCCTGCGGTATTTGCGGCAGCGATTTACACGAGTATGCCGCCGGGCCGATTTTTATTCCGGTAGGCAAACCGCACCCCATTAGCGGCGGCCAGGCACCGATCATTATGGGCCATGAGTTCGCAGGCGAAGTGGTCGAGGTTGGTGAGAAAGTGACTCGGGTGAAGGTAGGCGACCGCGTGGCCATTGAGCCGATCCTCTCGCCTAATAAAGATGGCGCTTATCAGATGGAGCGCTACAACCTGACGCCGCTACTCGGCTTTCACGGCCTTTCCGGCGGTGGCGGCGGATTCTCTGAGTTCACCGTGATGGGTGAGCACATGGTGCACAAACTGCCGGATGACCTTAGCTTCGAGCAGGGGGCGCTGGTCGAGCCTGCGGCGGTCGCGCTGCATGCAGTACGCCAGAGCAGCCTCAAAGCCGGGGATAGTGCCGTGGTGTTTGGTGCTGGGCCGATTGGCTTGATGACCATCGAAGCGCTCAAAGCCGCCGGGGCTGCACAGATTTATGCGGTCGAAGTCGCGCCTTCTCGTAAAGCCAAAGCCGAAGTGCTGGGCGCCATCGTCGTCGACCCACAGCAAGAAAACGCGGTGGAAAAACTGCACGCTTTGAGCGGCGGCGGGGTGGACGTGGCCTTCGAAGTGACCGGCATTCCCGCCGTGCTAAATCAAGCGCTGCACAGCACCCACGAGGGCGGCGAAGTGGTGGTGGTGAGTATTTGGGAGTCAGAGGCCAGTTTTCAGCCTAATGACTTGGTGATCAAAGAGCGCACCATGAAAGGCATTATTGCCTATCGCCATGTGTACCCAGCGGTGATGGCATTGATGCAGCGGGGCTACTTCCGCGCCGAGGATATGGTCACTCAACGCATTCCGCTGGCGGATATCGTGGAGGAGGGCTTCGAGGCGCTGTTGAACGATAAGGCGCAAGTCAAAATCATCGTTACGCCTTAA
- a CDS encoding SDR family oxidoreductase — MTSPCTYYVTGGAQGIGLGIAHTLLAKGHRVVITDIDGEALDAAAQRLPHPSQLLTLTADVSDEAQVMASLEKSVNHFGQLNGIVHNAGIADPFHGPVEQLSLETWQAYLDTNLTGAFLCAKHGAAYLRPHGGSMVLMASSRAIQSEPDTEAYAASKGGIVALTHALAVSLGPDVRVNAISPGWIEVGDWQKPSRQQSVEHRDIDREQHPAGRVGTPEDIASLTHFLLSKESGFITGQNFVVDGGMTRKMIYAE, encoded by the coding sequence ATGACCTCACCCTGCACCTACTACGTTACCGGTGGCGCCCAAGGCATCGGTCTGGGCATTGCCCATACCCTTTTGGCCAAGGGACACCGTGTCGTCATTACCGATATTGATGGCGAAGCCCTCGACGCCGCTGCGCAAAGGCTGCCTCATCCGTCGCAACTGCTGACTCTCACAGCGGATGTCAGCGATGAAGCCCAGGTGATGGCCAGCCTCGAAAAAAGTGTCAACCACTTTGGGCAGCTAAACGGTATCGTGCATAACGCCGGCATTGCCGACCCTTTTCATGGCCCGGTGGAGCAGCTTTCGCTAGAGACATGGCAGGCCTACTTGGACACCAATCTCACCGGTGCCTTTTTGTGTGCCAAACATGGCGCTGCCTACTTACGTCCTCACGGCGGCAGCATGGTGTTGATGGCTTCGTCACGCGCCATCCAATCCGAGCCGGACACTGAAGCCTACGCCGCCAGCAAAGGCGGCATCGTCGCCTTGACGCATGCGCTGGCGGTCAGCCTGGGGCCTGATGTTCGCGTCAACGCTATCAGCCCCGGCTGGATCGAAGTGGGCGACTGGCAAAAACCCAGCCGACAGCAGTCGGTGGAGCACCGGGATATCGATCGCGAACAACACCCGGCTGGCCGCGTGGGTACCCCCGAAGACATCGCTTCACTCACTCACTTTCTGCTCTCTAAAGAGTCTGGTTTTATTACCGGCCAGAATTTCGTCGTCGACGGCGGCATGACACGCAAAATGATCTATGCCGAATAG
- a CDS encoding GAF domain-containing protein: MVESERARLLALHSLAILDTPPEERFDRITRLATSIFDVDIALVSLVDEERQWFKSRQGISLTQTCRKESFCAHAIQGESIFEIEDASQDSRFADNVLVTARRGIRFYAGVPLTTANGFRVGTLCIIHPEPRRLSPSQRQVLTDLAACVEDEINRIGLENELTRVNDVKRQLADDESRQRSLVDALAALNDISTSNHLGIDRQFQEALALGCRYLNLQIGIISRIHRGVFEVVAVTAPKDVTLAAGQCLPLANTYCDMTLKTSGLLAVHDTTESDLRHHPCYDTFGLKAYMGSSIQLGDQLFGTVSFSSADPRQHRFAETDTLFIKLLSRWIGSALDRQRVDALKSEFVSTVSHELRTPLTAMAGGLKLVLGGATGELPESTHKMLSMALKNGERLSLLINDLLDIEKLLAGQLNVICQPRELGELLKAALLENQPYADQHGVALRLETLSKDRFINVDVLRFQQVMANLLSNAAKFSRLNSDVVIYCDEFDKEIRINVKDSGCGIPEAFRGRIFQKFSQADASDRRVKGGTGLGLSISKAMTEQMGGTIGFQSTEGEGSTFYITFPYAEVPTRVRH; encoded by the coding sequence ATGGTGGAGAGTGAACGAGCGCGGCTGCTGGCGTTACATAGTTTAGCCATTTTGGATACTCCGCCAGAGGAGCGCTTCGATCGGATCACCCGATTGGCTACTTCCATTTTTGACGTGGACATTGCGTTAGTGTCATTGGTCGATGAGGAGCGCCAGTGGTTCAAGTCACGTCAGGGCATTTCGCTGACGCAGACCTGCAGAAAGGAGTCTTTTTGCGCGCACGCCATTCAAGGAGAGAGCATCTTCGAGATAGAAGATGCCAGCCAAGATTCCCGCTTTGCTGACAATGTGCTGGTCACCGCCCGTCGCGGCATTCGCTTCTATGCAGGCGTGCCGCTGACCACTGCCAACGGCTTTCGAGTAGGCACCTTGTGTATCATCCACCCCGAGCCGCGCCGTTTGAGCCCTTCCCAGCGTCAGGTGTTGACCGACTTGGCGGCGTGCGTAGAAGATGAAATCAATCGAATTGGGCTGGAAAATGAGCTTACCAGGGTCAACGACGTTAAACGACAGTTGGCTGACGATGAATCTCGCCAGCGTTCACTGGTGGACGCATTGGCCGCACTTAACGATATCAGCACCTCTAATCATTTAGGTATCGATAGGCAATTTCAGGAAGCGTTGGCGTTGGGCTGTCGCTATCTCAATCTTCAAATTGGCATCATTAGCCGTATCCATAGAGGGGTATTCGAAGTCGTCGCCGTCACGGCGCCGAAGGATGTCACGCTGGCGGCCGGCCAGTGCTTGCCCTTGGCCAATACCTACTGTGACATGACGCTAAAAACCAGCGGTCTATTGGCCGTTCACGATACGACCGAGAGCGATCTTAGGCATCATCCGTGTTACGACACCTTCGGCCTCAAAGCGTATATGGGATCGTCGATTCAACTGGGTGATCAGCTCTTTGGAACGGTGAGCTTCTCTTCCGCCGATCCTCGCCAGCACCGTTTTGCTGAAACCGACACACTCTTCATCAAGCTATTGAGCCGTTGGATTGGCTCGGCGTTAGATCGGCAGCGAGTCGATGCACTGAAGAGCGAGTTCGTTTCCACGGTGAGCCATGAACTTCGTACCCCACTCACGGCCATGGCCGGCGGGTTGAAGCTAGTGCTGGGCGGTGCTACTGGAGAGCTACCCGAGAGCACCCACAAGATGCTCTCCATGGCATTGAAAAACGGCGAGCGGCTGTCTCTGTTGATCAATGATCTTTTGGATATCGAAAAACTCTTGGCGGGGCAGCTCAATGTTATTTGCCAGCCAAGAGAACTAGGAGAACTGCTCAAGGCTGCGCTACTTGAAAACCAGCCTTATGCCGATCAGCATGGCGTTGCTTTACGGTTGGAAACGCTATCGAAAGACCGTTTTATTAACGTCGATGTATTGCGCTTTCAGCAGGTCATGGCCAACTTACTCTCTAATGCTGCAAAGTTCTCTCGGCTTAACAGTGACGTCGTTATATATTGTGACGAGTTTGATAAAGAGATACGCATCAACGTAAAGGATAGCGGGTGCGGAATACCTGAGGCGTTTAGGGGACGGATTTTCCAAAAATTTTCGCAAGCAGATGCGAGTGATCGACGCGTTAAAGGAGGAACGGGTTTGGGGCTTTCAATTAGTAAGGCGATGACCGAACAAATGGGGGGCACTATCGGTTTTCAATCCACAGAGGGAGAAGGTAGTACGTTTTACATAACTTTCCCTTATGCGGAGGTGCCTACGCGTGTTCGGCACTGA
- a CDS encoding response regulator: MFGTERIGRFNGAPWYLGILFACLLVAGVAGNMLQLSVLFNVFFVFGSVAVMLAVAWLGTWPAVLIGVASGVYTYVFWENPVTVMVFILEALVVSWLYHHKVKNLIIAALIFWTAIAAPIDFLLLPLWLGWSQELTLLVYLKQAINGVFNAVIASAIIIVCGLSQRSWLPTAGALLRLKHLLFCALLSVTLMTGIPLILYEGHAMRQGQENFVNQTLNAMGNELVGRLSEPGADQRFVYHIGRVRADSNVNIGLLDAEGELLAQVGHLNSLTLASGDELIDLDERMRMWLPGNLDNPAVRFSQGFYTLQLPARGVGGVDHVLLETPALPTVRAMEAYRTVLFAMLAAVLIFGIVAAELLSRMITQPLTRLGKKGRTLSDSIAKGKTPKLPDSRIVEFQQLSNLLGAMSAELSDAFKRLRHTQSNLEREVDQRTRALASSNDLLSSVLDAAVDFAIIAMDTQGVIKLFNKGAEDLLGYQASEVIGVQTPMLFHDADEVEQRLLELSQSAGHTLMPLEVFTHRAALEKRDVNEWTYLTRAGDRVPIKLVVTAIKDQQGTITGYLGIAEDISESKRVEQMKNEFVSTVSHELRTPLTSISGALGMVAAGALGSVPDTVMRMVNIAHKNSQRLTHLINDLLDIEKIAAGKLAFDMQWQSLQRLLESAIEENRHYRHERQVTLTLDNPHSDTQVRVDGQRLRQVMANLLSNAVKFSPEGGEVQISVDKQDHKITVTVKDDGPGIPDHFKGHIFSKFAQVDASDSRAKGGTGLGLAITRELIEHMEGEMGFDSEEGKGSCFWFSLPLHPSDTLSDSRGADAGRVLVIEDDPSVVRVLFETLAQAGFEVDSALNGAMALEKLANQRYDAITVDIGLPDMSGFDVIHALRQQRASKHTPVMVVTGSMERGSVALEGHLEDIAWLAKPIQTEQLLALLSEQLQTHQERLRLLHIEDDPDLHAVIRAMLDAHEECDHAVSVAMARRHLAYRRYDAIILDIGLPDGEGWDLLEQIREEQPHARIIILSGQSISEADQHRVETVFLKSRISPTELLEAIQQRTQLVQMVDNE, from the coding sequence GTGTTCGGCACTGAACGAATCGGACGCTTCAATGGGGCTCCTTGGTATCTAGGTATTCTGTTTGCGTGTCTGCTCGTCGCTGGCGTGGCGGGCAATATGCTACAGCTTTCGGTACTGTTTAACGTTTTTTTCGTATTTGGCTCGGTGGCTGTCATGCTAGCCGTTGCTTGGCTGGGGACATGGCCAGCGGTACTGATTGGGGTCGCCTCAGGCGTTTATACTTATGTCTTTTGGGAAAATCCCGTCACCGTCATGGTGTTCATCCTAGAGGCGCTCGTGGTCTCTTGGCTTTACCACCATAAAGTCAAAAACTTGATCATTGCTGCACTGATCTTTTGGACGGCGATCGCCGCCCCGATCGACTTTCTATTATTGCCTTTGTGGTTAGGATGGAGCCAAGAGCTAACGCTGCTGGTGTATTTAAAACAAGCCATTAACGGTGTTTTCAACGCGGTCATCGCTAGCGCGATCATTATTGTTTGTGGGCTATCTCAACGGTCTTGGCTGCCGACGGCAGGGGCTTTATTAAGGCTCAAACATCTGCTGTTTTGTGCCCTATTGTCGGTCACATTGATGACGGGTATTCCGCTGATTCTGTACGAAGGCCATGCCATGCGTCAGGGGCAAGAAAACTTTGTCAACCAAACGCTCAATGCCATGGGCAACGAGCTGGTGGGGCGTTTGTCGGAACCCGGAGCCGATCAGCGTTTCGTTTACCATATTGGTCGAGTAAGGGCAGATAGCAACGTCAATATTGGACTACTCGATGCAGAGGGTGAGCTGCTGGCACAGGTAGGTCATCTCAACTCACTAACGCTGGCATCTGGAGATGAACTCATCGATCTAGACGAGCGCATGCGTATGTGGCTTCCAGGCAATTTGGATAACCCGGCCGTTCGCTTTTCTCAGGGGTTTTATACACTACAGTTACCTGCCCGCGGCGTAGGAGGTGTCGATCACGTATTGTTAGAGACGCCGGCACTGCCTACCGTGCGTGCCATGGAAGCTTATCGGACCGTTTTGTTTGCCATGTTAGCGGCAGTATTGATCTTTGGCATCGTGGCGGCTGAACTCTTGAGCCGTATGATTACTCAGCCGCTAACCCGTCTCGGCAAAAAAGGGCGGACGCTGAGCGATTCGATTGCCAAAGGCAAAACGCCCAAACTTCCCGACAGTCGCATCGTCGAGTTCCAACAGCTATCTAATTTATTGGGTGCAATGAGCGCGGAACTCAGCGATGCGTTCAAACGCCTTCGCCATACGCAGAGCAATTTAGAGCGCGAGGTCGATCAACGCACCAGAGCACTCGCCAGTAGCAATGATTTGCTGAGCTCGGTGCTCGATGCTGCCGTGGATTTTGCCATTATCGCCATGGATACCCAGGGAGTGATCAAGCTGTTCAACAAAGGTGCTGAAGACCTTTTGGGATATCAGGCGAGCGAGGTCATCGGAGTGCAAACTCCTATGCTGTTTCACGATGCCGATGAAGTCGAACAGCGGCTCCTCGAACTGAGCCAGAGTGCAGGCCATACCTTGATGCCCTTGGAGGTGTTTACCCACCGGGCTGCCCTGGAAAAGCGCGATGTCAACGAGTGGACCTATCTGACCCGCGCGGGCGATCGTGTGCCCATCAAGCTGGTGGTGACCGCTATTAAAGATCAGCAAGGCACGATTACCGGTTACTTGGGCATCGCCGAAGATATTTCTGAATCGAAGCGCGTCGAGCAAATGAAAAACGAGTTTGTCTCGACCGTGAGTCATGAGCTGCGTACGCCGCTTACGTCCATTTCGGGAGCGCTGGGTATGGTCGCTGCCGGGGCGCTTGGCAGCGTGCCGGATACCGTCATGCGTATGGTCAACATCGCGCATAAAAATAGTCAGCGGCTCACCCACTTGATCAACGATCTGCTCGATATCGAAAAAATAGCCGCCGGTAAACTGGCGTTCGATATGCAGTGGCAGTCGCTACAGCGTTTACTGGAGAGTGCCATCGAGGAGAATCGCCACTATCGCCATGAGCGGCAGGTGACGTTGACGCTGGATAATCCTCATTCGGATACACAGGTGCGTGTCGATGGTCAGCGGCTTCGTCAGGTCATGGCGAACTTGCTCTCCAATGCCGTGAAGTTTTCGCCGGAGGGAGGGGAAGTCCAAATCAGTGTCGATAAGCAAGACCATAAGATTACGGTGACCGTCAAAGACGATGGGCCAGGAATTCCTGACCACTTCAAAGGCCATATTTTTAGTAAGTTCGCACAAGTCGATGCCTCCGACTCGCGAGCGAAAGGGGGAACGGGGCTGGGTTTGGCGATTACGCGCGAGCTAATCGAGCACATGGAAGGTGAGATGGGCTTCGATTCAGAAGAGGGCAAGGGTAGCTGTTTCTGGTTCTCCCTGCCTCTTCATCCTTCGGATACCCTTAGTGATTCGCGGGGCGCTGACGCGGGCCGAGTGCTGGTGATCGAGGATGATCCTTCCGTCGTGCGTGTTCTGTTTGAAACATTGGCTCAAGCCGGTTTCGAAGTGGACTCTGCCTTGAACGGTGCCATGGCGCTGGAGAAACTGGCCAACCAACGCTATGACGCCATCACCGTCGATATTGGGCTACCCGACATGAGCGGTTTCGATGTGATTCATGCGCTGCGACAGCAGCGGGCGTCGAAGCATACTCCCGTTATGGTGGTGACGGGGAGCATGGAGCGAGGAAGTGTCGCTTTGGAAGGTCATTTAGAGGACATCGCCTGGTTGGCAAAACCCATTCAGACTGAACAACTGCTAGCACTACTCAGCGAGCAGTTGCAGACTCATCAAGAGCGCTTGAGGCTGCTGCATATCGAGGATGACCCCGACCTCCATGCGGTCATACGCGCCATGCTGGATGCGCATGAAGAGTGTGATCACGCGGTGAGCGTGGCCATGGCACGTCGCCACTTAGCCTATCGACGCTACGATGCCATTATTTTGGATATTGGTCTGCCTGACGGCGAAGGTTGGGATTTACTAGAGCAGATTCGTGAAGAGCAGCCCCACGCGCGAATCATTATCCTATCTGGGCAGTCCATCAGTGAAGCAGATCAACATCGTGTCGAGACGGTGTTCTTGAAATCGCGCATTAGTCCGACAGAGTTGCTCGAGGCAATTCAACAACGAACCCAACTGGTCCAGATGGTGGATAACGAATGA
- a CDS encoding response regulator: protein MSSLERILYVEDDPDIQTVATLALEVVGGFNVKVCASGEQALEEAEAFAPDMILLDVMMPGMDGPSTLAALRQRSSLEKVPIAFMTAKVQPHEVDQLIALGAESVIAKPFDPMTLANQVRTLWEQACGKS, encoded by the coding sequence ATGAGCAGCTTAGAGCGTATTTTGTATGTAGAAGATGATCCTGATATCCAAACGGTAGCGACACTTGCTCTCGAAGTCGTCGGTGGTTTTAACGTCAAAGTCTGTGCTTCAGGGGAGCAGGCATTGGAAGAAGCCGAAGCGTTCGCCCCAGACATGATTCTACTCGATGTCATGATGCCTGGTATGGATGGGCCATCGACTCTAGCGGCGTTGCGTCAACGCTCGAGTCTCGAGAAAGTGCCCATCGCGTTCATGACCGCCAAAGTACAACCCCACGAGGTGGATCAACTCATCGCACTCGGTGCCGAAAGCGTGATTGCCAAACCGTTCGATCCCATGACCCTGGCTAATCAAGTTCGCACTCTTTGGGAGCAGGCGTGTGGCAAATCATGA
- a CDS encoding diguanylate cyclase, whose amino-acid sequence MANHDQQSLEHKLALLKQTYQHNLQAELASLCSVLTRLQQTLRAQLMVTTEAPSSGDPQAPRDTLTDVYHRLHKLAGSAGTFGFDTIGSQARLLENGLKRWLEESDQAIDLQLVNVVSSQLQSMQIELVPSLQQTPSVDGPQEINGTSAKIWLIEEDDELGKHIREQLMNFSYDVRLFDSVPEACQAIAKQSPDILIVDAMAGVGHLAPLQALSCPLLFISDCDSFDARMRAAQLNAHGYFLKPLNIPQLVNRLEQLLQERQSPPARILVVDDDQQLAAYYQLVLEAAGMEVRILDNPRHIIDQLASFRPELLLMDVHMPDYDGPDLASVVRQYDEWSSLPIVFLSAEMDLGKQVDALSHGADDFLTKPILAAQLVASIRVRVARSRTLSALLNKDSLTGLLKHASIKSAAINEICRGFRQHYSVVVAMVDIDHFKSVNDTYGHATGDVVIASVATLLRQRLRQTDMIGRYGGEEFLVVLPHCSAEDGRKRLEDIRQYFSRLRFNQGEQEFACTLSAGMVCSTDVSEDNRDRLLVLADEALYRAKRGGRNQVSQ is encoded by the coding sequence GTGGCAAATCATGATCAACAGTCGCTAGAGCACAAACTGGCACTGCTCAAACAAACCTATCAGCATAATCTGCAAGCCGAATTGGCATCGTTGTGCAGTGTGCTCACGCGTTTGCAGCAAACGTTACGTGCTCAGCTAATGGTCACCACCGAAGCCCCGTCCAGTGGCGACCCACAAGCCCCTCGGGATACGTTGACCGATGTCTACCATCGACTACACAAACTGGCAGGGTCGGCAGGGACGTTTGGTTTCGATACGATCGGCAGCCAAGCACGGCTGTTGGAAAATGGCCTTAAGCGCTGGCTGGAGGAGAGCGATCAAGCCATCGATCTTCAGCTCGTCAACGTGGTGAGTAGCCAATTACAGTCGATGCAAATCGAGCTCGTGCCTAGTTTGCAGCAGACGCCTAGCGTTGATGGGCCTCAAGAAATCAACGGCACATCCGCTAAGATTTGGCTGATCGAAGAAGATGACGAGCTCGGTAAGCATATCCGTGAACAGTTGATGAACTTCAGTTATGACGTCCGTCTTTTCGACTCTGTGCCAGAGGCGTGCCAAGCGATCGCCAAACAGTCTCCCGATATTTTGATCGTAGACGCCATGGCAGGCGTGGGACACCTTGCACCGTTGCAAGCGCTCTCTTGCCCACTACTTTTCATCAGCGACTGTGACTCCTTCGATGCACGTATGCGAGCGGCACAGTTAAATGCGCATGGCTATTTTTTGAAGCCACTGAACATACCGCAATTGGTGAACCGTCTGGAGCAGCTTCTTCAAGAGCGTCAATCGCCACCCGCTCGTATTCTCGTTGTGGACGACGACCAACAGCTGGCGGCTTATTACCAGCTCGTGCTAGAAGCCGCGGGGATGGAAGTGCGCATCCTCGACAATCCCCGCCATATCATCGATCAACTCGCCTCGTTTAGACCCGAGCTCTTACTGATGGATGTGCACATGCCGGATTACGATGGCCCTGATTTAGCGTCAGTGGTTCGGCAGTATGACGAGTGGAGTAGTCTGCCCATCGTCTTCTTATCGGCAGAGATGGACTTAGGTAAGCAGGTAGATGCGCTCAGCCACGGAGCCGATGACTTCCTCACCAAGCCCATTCTCGCTGCGCAGCTGGTAGCCTCGATTCGTGTGCGCGTGGCCCGCTCACGCACACTGTCGGCGCTGCTCAATAAAGACAGTCTGACCGGGCTGCTCAAGCATGCCAGCATTAAAAGTGCCGCGATCAACGAGATATGTCGTGGCTTCCGACAGCACTATTCGGTGGTGGTCGCCATGGTGGACATCGACCATTTCAAATCGGTGAACGATACCTATGGCCATGCCACAGGGGACGTCGTTATTGCGTCGGTTGCGACGCTGCTGCGTCAGCGCCTACGCCAAACCGATATGATTGGCCGGTATGGGGGCGAGGAGTTTTTAGTGGTGCTGCCACACTGCAGCGCAGAGGACGGTCGGAAGCGCTTGGAAGACATTCGCCAATACTTTTCTCGCCTGCGCTTTAACCAAGGGGAGCAGGAGTTTGCGTGCACGCTCTCGGCGGGTATGGTCTGTAGTACCGACGTATCAGAGGACAACAGAGACCGACTCTTGGTCTTAGCAGATGAAGCGCTTTACCGAGCCAAGCGCGGCGGCCGCAATCAAGTTAGCCAGTAA